A window from Peromyscus leucopus breed LL Stock chromosome 8a, UCI_PerLeu_2.1, whole genome shotgun sequence encodes these proteins:
- the Cep57l1 gene encoding centrosomal protein CEP57L1 isoform X2, whose amino-acid sequence MLAQLQREKEEDQLKLHAKLAKLDVLEQECFRLTTTQQTAEDKIKYLEEKLKEEEHQRKLFQDKACELQTGLEISKILMSTVSHSQHCKEKKKPPKKTKCLKREPPQQMDPRFRALFLEREKMVHPHGLYYLQKPVLVPEAQSLYKALRTSSQAKVLPLNSGDTVSTCDNLSELLMAMQEELDQMIVEHRELQKQMLQAGSHSLSDDAEHALEQLVRKMESKGDQISKLKKHQDSVRKLQQRVQSSRTNEPSIHWEAGKPKGPKKNSPRKCLNETNPFQKNSSVHPVQVHNLQVKLRRDDIQWEQ is encoded by the exons ATGCTG GCCCAGCTtcagagggaaaaagaagaagaccAGCTGAAGCTGCACGCTAAGCTCGCCAAGCTGGATGTCCTGGAGCAGGAGTGCTTTAGATTGACAACCACCCAGCAGACTGCTGAG GATAAGATAAAGTATCTAGAGGAAAAACTAAAGGAAGAGGAACATCAGCGCAAGCTCTTTCAAGACAAAGCGTGTGAG cTGCAAACTGGACTGGAAATCAGCAAAATTTTAATGTCTACAGTTTCACATTCACAGCACTGtaaggaaaagaagaagccaCCCAAG AAAACTAAGTGTTTAAAACGAGAACCACCTCAGCAGATGGACCCCAGGTTTAGAGCTCTGTTTTTGGAGAGGGAAAAG ATGGTGCATCCCCATGGGCTGTATTACCTTCAGAAACCTGTTCTAGTCCCTGAGGCGCAGTCTCTCTACAAGGCTCTCAGAACAAGTTCCCAGGCCAAAGTTCTGCCTCTGAACTCAGGAGATACCGTTTCCACCTGTGACAATTTGTCTGAACTTTTGATGGCAATGCAAGAGGAGCTGGACCAGATGATTGT GGAACACAGAGAACTACAGAAACAGATGCTGCAAGCTGGAAGCCATTCACTCTCTGATGATGCAGAGCATGCGCTGGAGCAATTAGTCAGGAAGATGGAAAGCAAAGGAGACCAGATCTCCAAACTCAAGAAGCATCAAGACAGT GTCCGTAAACTGCAGCAGAGAGTTCAGAGCTCAAGGACAAATGAACCTTCTATCCATTGGGAGGCTGGCAAACCTAAAGGACCAAAGAAAAATAGTCCTAGGAAATGTTTGAATGAAACTAACCCTTTTCAGAAAAACAGCAGCGTTCATCCGGTCCAAGTTCACAATCTGCAGGTGAAACTGAGAAGAGACGACATCCAGTGGGAACAGTGA